A genomic segment from Amycolatopsis camponoti encodes:
- a CDS encoding NDMA-dependent alcohol dehydrogenase, producing MKTKAAVLFDAGKPFEIMELDLDGPGPGEVLIKYTAAGLCHSDLHLIDNDLVPRFPIIGGHEGAGVIEDVGPGVTKVQPGDHVVCSFIPNCGTCRYCSTGRQNLCDMGATILDGHMPDGTFRFHGGGQDFGAMCMLGTFSERATISQHSVVKVDDWLPLETAVLVGCGVPTGWATANYAGGVRAGDTTVVYGIGGIGINAVQGAAHAGAKYVVAVDPVEFKREAALKFGATHAFATAAEAAEKVNELTWGQLADQALITVGTVEEDVVSEAFNVVGKGGTVVITGLANPEKLTVHVSGGVMTLFEKTIKGTLFGSANPQYDIVRLLRLYDAGKLKLDELVTRKYTLEQVNEGYQDLRDGKNIRGVIVHG from the coding sequence GTGAAGACCAAGGCAGCCGTACTGTTCGATGCCGGGAAGCCGTTCGAGATCATGGAGCTGGACCTCGACGGCCCGGGCCCCGGCGAGGTGCTCATCAAGTACACCGCCGCCGGGTTGTGCCACTCGGACCTGCACCTCATCGACAACGACCTCGTGCCGCGCTTCCCGATCATCGGCGGCCACGAAGGCGCCGGAGTCATCGAAGACGTCGGCCCGGGCGTGACCAAGGTCCAGCCCGGTGACCACGTCGTCTGCAGCTTCATCCCCAACTGCGGCACCTGCCGCTACTGCTCCACCGGCCGCCAGAACCTCTGCGACATGGGTGCCACCATCCTCGACGGCCACATGCCGGACGGCACCTTCCGCTTCCACGGCGGCGGGCAGGACTTCGGCGCGATGTGCATGCTCGGCACGTTCTCCGAACGCGCCACCATCTCGCAGCACTCGGTCGTCAAGGTCGACGACTGGCTGCCGCTGGAGACGGCCGTGCTCGTCGGCTGCGGAGTCCCGACCGGCTGGGCCACGGCCAACTACGCCGGCGGCGTCCGGGCCGGGGACACCACCGTCGTCTACGGCATCGGCGGCATCGGCATCAACGCCGTGCAGGGCGCCGCGCACGCCGGCGCGAAGTACGTCGTCGCCGTCGACCCCGTGGAGTTCAAGCGCGAGGCCGCCCTCAAGTTCGGGGCCACCCACGCCTTCGCCACCGCCGCCGAAGCCGCGGAGAAGGTCAACGAGCTGACCTGGGGCCAGCTGGCAGACCAGGCGCTGATCACCGTCGGCACCGTCGAAGAAGACGTCGTCAGCGAGGCGTTCAACGTCGTCGGCAAGGGCGGCACGGTCGTCATCACCGGCCTCGCCAACCCCGAGAAGCTCACCGTGCACGTCTCGGGCGGCGTGATGACGCTGTTCGAGAAGACGATCAAGGGCACGCTCTTCGGCTCGGCGAACCCGCAGTACGACATCGTCCGGCTGCTGCGGCTCTACGACGCCGGCAAGCTCAAGCTGGACGAGCTGGTGACGCGCAAGTACACCCTGGAGCAGGTCAACGAGGGGTACCAGGACCTGCGCGACGGCAAGAACATCCGCGGCGTCATCGTCCACGGGTGA
- a CDS encoding SpoIIE family protein phosphatase, translated as MIGDERPLVDEQVVPAPAAQVSANLARLADTVARLRGEVDHAHAVADGRALIELAKGVLMERLHCTPADAARQLETLAERAGLTPLEFAADVVGEAAEDRITEVTQEFLARAEGEESVAVRLRTAESGVLAAGDTQRVAESILEHALRPLGATAVAVWLAGPDGSLTLAGSAGFSAEEAARWRYVPPGVATPARNALLGRDTVWYPTLSGGGLPSIGQHTLAEGGRVAVPTGTGGRIIGVVEMCWPDPLPAEPGRQRKQLEALAELCAHTLDTWDGVVAPVAADGSGDFLGELVDFVDGLHDPAVLLSPCLDGGRLTDFRIHHANVRFTDPGGRPRSRLVGTRLLETYPLAAEESGLLDKIQRVYATGEPFRADSMAVTTLVDQVPLTVLTDISVTRFAGNVLLILRIQDDAAKLAVLLQHAQRLGRIGGFEENVVTGAITWNTELFALYGLPPTATPLSLNELAAHAHSDDAQAIGRFLRAVMHHRRPSSTAFRLQRSDGVARHIRVVAEPVVDARGELVAVRGAYQDVSSQHWTEVALAATRDRLAETEQEAIERNRLALQLQHAIMPPAKGPIDMPGLRAAVRYRPAEKEHLVGGDWYDAVALPTGEVLLCVGDVAGHGIDAATGMVSLRNALRGLAATGAGPAQLLTWLNLVAYHLTDHVTATAVAAVYDPATRKLRWARAGHLPPIVRHRGGDATTLPLLRGSLLGAVRDVTYQEEELQLDEGDILLIYTDGLVERRDRPVQETVSRLVTLVKGHDGGLENQLDTLLTYSTADTDDDTCVVGIEVTGGR; from the coding sequence CCTCGCCCGGCTCGCCGACACCGTCGCCCGGCTGCGCGGCGAGGTCGACCACGCCCACGCCGTCGCCGACGGCCGCGCGCTGATCGAGCTGGCCAAGGGCGTCCTGATGGAACGCCTGCACTGCACGCCCGCCGATGCCGCCCGGCAGCTGGAGACGCTGGCGGAGCGAGCCGGGCTGACGCCGCTGGAGTTCGCCGCGGACGTCGTCGGCGAAGCGGCCGAAGACCGGATCACCGAGGTGACGCAGGAGTTCCTGGCCCGCGCCGAAGGCGAGGAGTCCGTCGCGGTGCGGCTGCGCACCGCCGAAAGCGGCGTGCTCGCGGCGGGGGACACCCAACGCGTCGCGGAGTCCATCCTGGAGCACGCGCTGCGGCCGCTCGGCGCCACGGCGGTCGCGGTGTGGCTCGCCGGTCCGGACGGGTCGCTGACGCTCGCCGGGTCGGCCGGGTTCTCGGCCGAGGAGGCGGCGCGCTGGCGCTACGTCCCACCGGGCGTCGCGACCCCGGCCCGCAACGCGCTGCTCGGGCGCGACACGGTCTGGTACCCGACGCTGTCCGGCGGCGGGCTGCCGTCGATCGGGCAGCACACCCTGGCCGAGGGCGGCCGCGTCGCGGTGCCCACCGGTACCGGCGGCCGGATCATCGGCGTCGTCGAGATGTGCTGGCCGGACCCGCTCCCCGCCGAGCCCGGGCGCCAGCGCAAGCAGCTCGAGGCCCTGGCGGAGCTGTGCGCGCACACCCTCGACACCTGGGACGGCGTGGTCGCCCCGGTGGCCGCCGACGGTTCGGGGGACTTCCTCGGCGAGCTGGTGGACTTCGTCGACGGGCTGCACGACCCGGCCGTGCTGCTGTCGCCGTGCCTCGACGGCGGCCGGCTGACCGACTTCCGCATCCACCACGCCAACGTCCGGTTCACCGACCCCGGCGGGCGGCCGCGCAGCCGGCTCGTCGGGACGCGGCTGCTGGAGACCTACCCACTCGCCGCCGAGGAGAGCGGGCTGCTGGACAAGATCCAGCGGGTCTACGCCACCGGCGAGCCGTTCCGCGCCGACAGCATGGCGGTGACCACGCTCGTCGACCAGGTGCCGCTGACCGTCCTCACCGACATCAGCGTGACGCGGTTCGCCGGCAACGTGCTGCTCATCCTGCGCATCCAGGACGACGCGGCGAAGCTCGCCGTGCTGCTGCAGCACGCCCAGCGGCTCGGCCGCATCGGCGGCTTCGAAGAGAACGTGGTGACCGGGGCGATCACCTGGAACACCGAGCTGTTCGCGTTGTACGGCCTGCCGCCGACCGCGACGCCGCTGTCGCTGAACGAGCTGGCCGCGCACGCCCACTCCGACGACGCGCAGGCGATCGGCCGGTTCCTGCGCGCGGTGATGCACCACCGGCGCCCGTCGTCGACGGCGTTCCGCCTGCAGCGCTCCGATGGCGTCGCCCGGCACATCCGGGTGGTCGCCGAGCCGGTCGTGGACGCACGGGGCGAGCTCGTCGCGGTCCGCGGGGCCTACCAGGACGTGTCGTCGCAGCACTGGACCGAGGTGGCGCTGGCCGCGACGCGGGACAGGCTGGCCGAGACCGAGCAGGAGGCGATCGAGCGCAACCGGCTCGCGCTGCAGCTGCAGCACGCGATCATGCCGCCGGCCAAGGGCCCGATCGACATGCCGGGCCTGCGCGCCGCGGTCCGCTACCGGCCGGCCGAGAAGGAGCACTTGGTCGGCGGCGACTGGTACGACGCGGTCGCGTTGCCGACCGGCGAGGTGCTGCTGTGCGTCGGCGACGTCGCCGGGCACGGCATCGACGCGGCCACCGGGATGGTGAGCCTGCGCAACGCCCTGCGCGGCCTGGCGGCGACCGGCGCCGGGCCGGCCCAGCTGCTCACGTGGCTGAATCTGGTGGCCTACCACCTGACCGACCACGTGACGGCAACGGCGGTCGCGGCGGTCTACGACCCGGCGACCCGCAAGCTCCGCTGGGCGCGCGCGGGGCACCTGCCGCCGATCGTCCGCCACCGCGGCGGCGACGCGACGACGTTGCCGCTGCTGCGCGGTTCACTGCTGGGCGCGGTCCGGGACGTGACGTACCAGGAAGAAGAGCTCCAGCTCGACGAGGGCGACATCCTGCTGATCTACACCGACGGGCTGGTCGAGCGCCGCGACCGCCCGGTCCAGGAGACGGTGTCGCGGCTGGTGACGTTGGTGAAGGGCCACGACGGCGGGCTGGAGAACCAGCTGGACACGCTGCTGACGTACAGCACGGCCGACACCGACGACGACACGTGCGTGGTGGGGATCGAGGTCACCGGGGGACGGTGA
- a CDS encoding cobalamin-binding protein, producing MRIVSLLPAATDLVAVLGELPGLVGRTHECDWPPGHVEHVPVVTRAEFDPDALSSREISEATHRGSGLYTLDSARLAGLAPDVVFTQDLCEVCAVSYRQVSEAVRTLDTGPLVVSLEPATLDGVLDCLRQVGDVLGVPDRAAAEIATLRTRLAALPRPGTRPRVVALEWLDPIWPAGHWVPEQIASAGGEPLLASPGEHTRPVPWDAVVEARPDVLLLMPCGFAPGRTLAEAPSLADRPGWADLPAVRAGQVWVLDGPAYFNRPGPRVVRGAEILAEIFGGGNPPPSEARRFTVPR from the coding sequence ATGCGGATCGTCTCCCTGCTGCCCGCGGCGACCGACCTGGTCGCGGTGCTGGGCGAGCTGCCCGGCCTCGTCGGCCGGACGCACGAGTGCGACTGGCCGCCGGGGCACGTCGAGCACGTCCCGGTGGTCACGCGGGCGGAGTTCGATCCCGACGCGCTGTCCAGCCGGGAAATCTCCGAAGCCACCCATCGCGGGTCCGGGCTCTACACGCTCGACAGCGCGCGGCTCGCCGGCCTCGCTCCCGACGTCGTGTTCACCCAGGACCTGTGCGAAGTCTGCGCGGTGTCCTACCGCCAGGTGTCCGAAGCGGTGCGCACGCTCGACACCGGACCGCTGGTCGTGAGCCTGGAACCGGCCACCCTCGACGGTGTCCTCGACTGCCTCCGCCAGGTCGGCGACGTGCTCGGGGTGCCGGACCGCGCGGCGGCCGAGATCGCCACCTTGCGCACGCGCCTGGCCGCACTGCCCCGCCCCGGCACGCGGCCGCGGGTCGTGGCGCTGGAGTGGCTGGACCCGATCTGGCCCGCCGGCCACTGGGTGCCCGAGCAGATCGCCTCGGCGGGCGGCGAACCGCTGCTGGCTTCGCCCGGCGAGCACACCCGGCCGGTGCCGTGGGACGCCGTCGTCGAGGCCCGGCCCGACGTGCTCCTGCTCATGCCGTGCGGGTTCGCGCCCGGCCGCACGCTCGCCGAGGCGCCGTCGCTCGCGGACCGGCCCGGCTGGGCGGACCTGCCTGCCGTGCGCGCCGGGCAGGTCTGGGTGCTCGACGGCCCGGCGTACTTCAACCGCCCGGGCCCGCGGGTGGTGCGCGGTGCCGAGATCCTGGCGGAGATCTTCGGCGGCGGGAATCCGCCGCCGTCCGAAGCGCGGCGGTTCACCGTCCCCCGGTGA
- a CDS encoding calcium:proton antiporter, with translation MAALRSFLTSWTSVTPVLGLVVLALAWGRDLGPVFVAIVAIALGATVLAAVHHAEVVAHRVGEPFGSLVLAVAVTVIEVALIVTMMVSGGPEAGSLARDTVFAAVMITTNGIVGISLLVGARRYGVTLFNSEGSGAALATVATLATLSLVLPTFTSSTPGPAFSTAQLTFAAVASLALYATFVLTQTMRHRDFFLPVAADGEVKEDDHAEPPTNRAALGSLALLLVALVAVVGLAKVESPAIEAGVRAAGFPQSFVGVVIALLVLLPETLAATRAAQRDRMQISLNLAYGSAIASIGLTIPAIALASVWLPSELLLGLGSTQIVLLALTVVVSVLTVVPGRATRLQGGVHLVLLAGFLVLAVNP, from the coding sequence ATGGCCGCGCTGAGATCCTTCCTGACGTCCTGGACCTCCGTCACCCCTGTGCTCGGCCTGGTCGTGCTGGCGCTCGCGTGGGGCCGCGACCTCGGCCCGGTCTTCGTGGCGATCGTCGCGATCGCGCTGGGGGCGACCGTGCTGGCCGCGGTGCACCACGCGGAGGTCGTCGCGCACCGCGTCGGCGAGCCGTTCGGGTCGCTCGTGCTCGCGGTCGCGGTCACCGTCATCGAGGTCGCGCTGATCGTCACGATGATGGTCTCGGGCGGCCCGGAAGCCGGATCGCTCGCGCGGGACACCGTGTTCGCCGCGGTGATGATCACGACCAACGGCATCGTCGGCATCTCGCTGCTCGTCGGCGCGCGACGCTACGGCGTCACCTTGTTCAATTCGGAAGGCAGCGGCGCCGCGCTGGCCACGGTCGCGACCCTGGCCACGCTGAGCCTGGTGCTGCCGACGTTCACCTCGAGCACCCCCGGCCCGGCGTTTTCGACCGCGCAGCTGACCTTCGCCGCCGTCGCGTCGCTGGCCCTGTACGCGACGTTCGTGCTGACGCAGACCATGCGCCACCGCGACTTCTTCCTCCCGGTGGCGGCCGACGGCGAGGTCAAGGAGGACGACCACGCCGAACCGCCGACGAACCGGGCCGCGCTGGGCAGCCTCGCGCTCCTGCTGGTGGCGCTGGTCGCGGTGGTCGGGCTCGCGAAGGTGGAATCTCCGGCGATCGAGGCGGGCGTGCGCGCGGCCGGGTTCCCGCAGTCGTTCGTCGGCGTCGTGATCGCGTTGCTGGTGCTCCTGCCGGAGACCCTGGCGGCGACGCGCGCGGCCCAGCGCGACCGGATGCAGATCAGTCTCAACCTCGCCTACGGTTCGGCGATCGCGAGCATCGGCCTGACCATCCCGGCCATCGCGCTCGCGTCGGTCTGGCTGCCCAGCGAACTGCTGCTCGGCCTCGGCTCGACGCAGATCGTGCTGCTGGCGCTGACCGTGGTGGTGAGCGTCCTGACGGTGGTGCCCGGCCGGGCCACCCGCCTCCAGGGCGGCGTGCACCTGGTCCTGCTGGCCGGATTCCTGGTGCTGGCCGTCAACCCCTGA
- a CDS encoding DUF262 domain-containing protein, translating to MSKYTIDSVGLGALLAQRRFGVPTYQRAFAWGSGEGRDEVEDFWNDLEQAVAENSDEAYFLGTVVLSDSSDYAEGTTTTSRSFVIDGQQRLTTAFLLILAIRDVFNGRQDSRGNDIEQQYIAARDLRTREVESRLRLSATDNDYLQGLVEGTRKPLDRRAPQSHHLLAKAMDFFRDRIGAQAAAAEDSWADRLVDWVDFIHERALVITVTVPTESDAYLIFETLNDRGIDLTIADLTKNYIFSRAGSRLPECHDRWISTTAYIEQATGTGSKFTDFLRYYFTSQQGPTREREIFVRVKARRLTTSSDAVAFSEELKAAAQAYSRLLGADPTFWPAIQAGAAENVEALRILEVERLRPILLAAMLKFNNPQLGQLLRLAVSAAVRMRISRTAEGSKAERVIAEVAQAISRGSVTTARKVISELSAILPSDEQFRNDFSTAVVRRTSYSRYYLRSLEIENLRPKRAPEFIANPNTSELNLEHILPQSATAEWEKFVPRDRQTEYAYRLGNQVLLRASENKALGNLPFADKKDVLSASTLSLTKAAGAMDEWTMKSIDARQRRLADLAVSYWQMT from the coding sequence GTGTCGAAATACACGATCGACAGCGTTGGACTCGGTGCATTGCTAGCGCAACGAAGGTTCGGAGTACCGACCTATCAGCGAGCATTCGCCTGGGGGTCCGGCGAGGGGCGCGACGAGGTCGAAGACTTTTGGAACGACCTCGAACAAGCTGTCGCCGAAAATTCTGACGAAGCTTACTTCCTCGGCACTGTGGTCCTTTCCGACTCTTCTGACTATGCAGAAGGAACCACAACAACCAGCCGCTCTTTCGTCATCGATGGACAGCAGCGCCTGACCACAGCTTTTCTGTTGATTCTGGCAATTCGTGACGTGTTCAACGGGAGGCAAGACAGCCGCGGGAATGACATCGAGCAGCAGTACATCGCAGCCCGCGACCTGCGCACCCGCGAAGTGGAATCCCGACTTCGACTCAGCGCGACGGACAACGACTATCTTCAAGGCCTCGTCGAGGGTACTCGAAAGCCTCTCGACCGCCGGGCACCCCAGAGCCATCACCTCCTTGCCAAAGCGATGGACTTCTTCCGAGACCGGATCGGAGCCCAGGCCGCGGCGGCGGAGGACAGCTGGGCCGATCGGTTAGTCGACTGGGTGGACTTCATCCACGAACGAGCACTGGTCATCACCGTGACAGTGCCGACGGAATCAGACGCCTACCTCATTTTCGAGACGCTCAACGACCGTGGTATCGACCTCACGATCGCCGACCTGACGAAGAACTACATCTTCAGCCGCGCCGGCTCACGTCTGCCGGAGTGTCACGACCGTTGGATCAGCACGACAGCCTACATCGAGCAGGCAACCGGCACCGGCAGCAAGTTCACCGACTTCCTTCGTTACTATTTCACCAGCCAGCAAGGGCCGACGCGAGAGCGTGAAATCTTTGTCCGGGTCAAGGCCAGACGACTGACAACGTCGTCCGACGCCGTCGCCTTCAGTGAAGAACTCAAGGCCGCAGCACAGGCATACAGCCGCCTTTTGGGTGCGGACCCCACATTCTGGCCCGCCATACAAGCCGGCGCGGCGGAAAACGTCGAGGCCCTTCGCATCCTGGAGGTGGAGCGACTGCGTCCAATCTTGCTGGCGGCGATGTTGAAGTTCAACAACCCGCAACTGGGCCAGCTCCTGCGACTGGCAGTCTCCGCCGCGGTCAGAATGCGCATCTCTCGGACCGCCGAAGGAAGCAAAGCCGAACGCGTCATCGCAGAAGTCGCACAGGCCATATCCCGCGGCTCCGTCACCACCGCCCGTAAGGTGATCAGCGAACTGTCCGCAATCCTGCCGTCCGACGAACAGTTTCGCAATGACTTCTCTACTGCCGTGGTGCGACGAACGTCCTACTCACGATACTACCTGCGGTCACTGGAGATCGAGAACCTGCGTCCGAAGCGGGCACCCGAATTCATCGCGAATCCCAACACGAGCGAGCTGAACCTCGAACACATCCTTCCCCAGTCCGCCACTGCAGAGTGGGAGAAGTTCGTCCCACGCGACCGCCAGACAGAGTATGCCTACCGGCTTGGCAACCAGGTTCTTTTGCGGGCAAGCGAAAACAAAGCACTCGGAAATCTGCCCTTCGCCGACAAGAAGGACGTGCTGAGCGCATCGACGCTCTCGCTTACCAAGGCTGCGGGCGCCATGGACGAATGGACCATGAAGAGCATCGATGCCCGGCAACGGCGGCTCGCCGACCTCGCGGTCAGCTACTGGCAGATGACCTGA
- a CDS encoding LysR family transcriptional regulator, whose product MDVQTLRLFREVAGGATVTETAAGAHLTQPALSRALRRLEHDAGAQLFRRSGRLLRLTPAGHAFKRHVDAVLDQLDQGLREVGEIVAPGTGVVPLAFLHTFGTWLVPSVLRGFLREHPGARFALRQHGEAGLEAELLEGTADLVLTSGDRGHPQLHWERLLVEPLRLAVPPRHRLAGRRRVRLAEFADETFILLRPGYALRETTERLCAEAGFTPRIGFEGDEVETLRGLVTAGLGVSVLPLPRTATFPAPHLELTDVDAARDIGLAWAAGRTLPPLSETFRRHVLAAGPAELDRPQGTM is encoded by the coding sequence ATGGACGTCCAGACGCTGCGGCTCTTCCGCGAGGTCGCCGGCGGCGCGACCGTCACGGAGACCGCGGCCGGCGCGCACCTGACGCAGCCCGCGCTCTCCCGCGCCCTGCGCCGGCTGGAGCACGACGCCGGCGCCCAGCTGTTCCGCCGGTCCGGGCGCCTGCTGCGGCTCACCCCGGCCGGGCACGCGTTCAAGCGGCACGTCGACGCCGTGCTCGACCAGCTCGACCAGGGCCTGCGCGAGGTCGGCGAGATAGTCGCACCGGGCACCGGCGTCGTCCCGCTGGCGTTCCTCCACACGTTCGGCACGTGGCTGGTGCCGTCGGTGCTGCGCGGGTTCCTGCGCGAGCACCCCGGCGCCCGGTTCGCGCTGCGGCAGCACGGCGAGGCCGGGCTCGAGGCGGAGCTGCTCGAGGGCACCGCGGACCTCGTCCTCACCAGCGGCGACCGCGGGCACCCGCAGCTGCACTGGGAACGCCTGCTCGTCGAGCCGCTGCGGCTCGCGGTCCCGCCGCGCCACCGGCTCGCCGGCCGGCGGCGGGTCCGCCTCGCCGAGTTCGCGGACGAGACGTTCATCCTGCTGCGCCCGGGTTACGCGCTGCGCGAAACCACCGAGCGCCTGTGCGCCGAGGCCGGCTTCACGCCGCGGATCGGCTTCGAGGGCGACGAGGTCGAGACGCTGCGCGGGCTCGTCACCGCCGGGCTCGGCGTGTCCGTGCTGCCGTTGCCGCGCACGGCCACGTTTCCCGCGCCCCACCTCGAACTGACCGATGTGGACGCCGCGCGCGACATCGGCCTCGCGTGGGCGGCCGGGCGGACTCTCCCGCCGCTGAGCGAAACCTTCCGGCGGCACGTCCTCGCCGCCGGGCCCGCCGAGCTCGACCGTCCACAAGGGACGATGTGA
- a CDS encoding pyruvate dehydrogenase → MATVAEQLVRTLRDAGVERIYGIVGDSLNPIVDAVRRTDGIEWVHVRHEETAAFAAAAEAQVTGKLAVCAGSCGPGNLHLINGLFDAHRSGSPVLAIASHIPSNQIGTGFFQETHPDRLFAECSHFSEVVADPAQLPRLLRIATQAAVGKGGVAVLTIPGDLADRKATGPLSERLPLVTPSPVVPAPETVQELADLLNSGEKVMLFAGAGVRGAHDEVMAVAEKLAAPVGHSLGGKEWIQYDNPFDVGMSGLLGYGACYDAMHDADRILLLGTDFPYDKFLPQARTIQLDHDASRLGRRTPLELAVHGDVRETLRALLPLLRPRTERVFLDRMLREHVRKLEKVVGAYTGKIEQRRPIHPEYVASVLDEVAADDAVFTVDTGMGNVWAARYLTPNGRRRVIGSFRHGSMANALPHAIGAQLAQPGRQVVSLSGDGGLAMLMGDLLTLPAYDVPVKVVVFNNATLGMVKLEMLVDGLPDFGTDHAPVNFAAIAAACGIFAERVEDPADVRGALEKAFAHAGPAVVEVVTDPNALSIPPRITGEMVRGFALGATKTVLNGGVGKMVDLARTNLRNAPRP, encoded by the coding sequence ATGGCAACCGTGGCAGAACAGCTGGTCAGGACCCTGCGGGACGCGGGCGTCGAACGCATCTACGGCATCGTCGGCGACAGTCTCAACCCGATCGTCGACGCGGTCCGCCGCACCGACGGCATCGAGTGGGTGCACGTCCGCCACGAGGAGACCGCGGCCTTCGCCGCGGCGGCCGAAGCGCAGGTCACCGGCAAGCTCGCGGTGTGCGCGGGCAGCTGCGGGCCCGGCAACCTGCACCTGATCAACGGCCTGTTCGACGCGCACCGCTCGGGCTCGCCGGTGCTCGCGATCGCGTCGCACATCCCGTCGAACCAGATCGGCACCGGCTTCTTCCAGGAGACCCACCCGGACCGGCTCTTCGCCGAATGCAGCCACTTCAGCGAGGTCGTGGCCGATCCGGCCCAGCTGCCGCGGCTGCTGCGCATCGCCACCCAGGCCGCCGTCGGCAAGGGCGGCGTGGCGGTGCTGACCATCCCGGGCGACCTCGCCGACCGCAAGGCCACCGGCCCGCTTTCCGAGCGGCTGCCGCTCGTGACGCCGTCGCCCGTGGTGCCCGCCCCGGAGACTGTCCAGGAACTGGCGGACCTGCTGAACTCCGGCGAGAAGGTGATGCTCTTCGCCGGCGCGGGCGTCCGCGGCGCGCACGACGAGGTCATGGCGGTCGCGGAGAAACTCGCCGCGCCGGTCGGGCATTCGCTCGGCGGCAAGGAGTGGATCCAGTACGACAATCCGTTCGACGTCGGCATGAGCGGCCTGCTCGGCTACGGCGCCTGCTACGACGCGATGCACGACGCCGACCGGATCCTGTTGCTGGGCACGGACTTCCCGTACGACAAGTTCCTCCCGCAGGCCCGCACGATCCAGCTCGACCACGACGCCTCACGCCTCGGCCGACGGACTCCGCTGGAGCTGGCGGTGCACGGCGACGTGCGCGAGACACTGCGCGCGTTGCTCCCGTTGCTGCGGCCGCGCACCGAGCGCGTGTTCCTCGACCGGATGCTGCGCGAGCACGTGCGGAAGCTGGAGAAGGTCGTCGGCGCGTACACGGGGAAGATCGAGCAGCGCCGGCCGATCCACCCGGAGTACGTCGCTTCGGTGCTCGACGAGGTCGCCGCCGACGACGCGGTGTTCACGGTGGACACCGGCATGGGCAACGTCTGGGCCGCGCGGTACCTGACGCCGAACGGCCGCCGCCGGGTCATCGGCTCGTTCCGGCACGGCAGCATGGCCAACGCGCTGCCGCACGCGATCGGCGCGCAGCTCGCCCAGCCGGGCCGCCAGGTCGTGTCGCTCTCGGGCGACGGCGGGCTCGCGATGCTCATGGGCGACCTGCTGACGCTGCCCGCCTACGACGTCCCGGTGAAGGTCGTGGTGTTCAACAACGCCACGCTCGGGATGGTGAAGCTGGAGATGCTCGTCGACGGCCTGCCGGACTTCGGCACCGACCACGCGCCGGTGAACTTCGCCGCGATCGCGGCCGCGTGCGGGATCTTCGCCGAGCGCGTAGAGGACCCGGCCGACGTCCGCGGCGCGCTGGAGAAGGCGTTCGCCCACGCGGGCCCGGCGGTCGTCGAGGTGGTGACCGACCCGAACGCGCTGTCGATCCCGCCGCGGATCACCGGTGAGATGGTGCGCGGCTTCGCCCTGGGCGCCACGAAGACGGTGCTCAACGGCGGCGTCGGCAAGATGGTCGACCTGGCGCGCACCAACCTGCGCAACGCGCCGCGGCCGTAG
- the mftB gene encoding mycofactocin biosynthesis chaperone MftB (MftB, a small protein, is a peptide chaperone that assists the radical SAM enzyme MftC in performing two modifications to the C-terminal Val-Tyr dipeptide of the mycofactocin precursor peptide, MftA. MftB's role is analogous to the role of PqqD in the biosynthesis of PQQ, a cofactor that derives entirely from a Tyr and a Glu in the precursor PqqA.), with amino-acid sequence MTPARASTVDLDAPYRLNPLVPLRLDEIAHHCERRETCLLGSPDVVRVVRTLAMHASVRDALDAAELSETCRARMVAALDHLAATGVIVADP; translated from the coding sequence GTGACCCCGGCACGGGCGTCCACAGTGGACCTCGACGCGCCGTACCGGCTCAACCCGCTGGTGCCGCTGCGGCTCGACGAGATCGCCCACCACTGCGAACGCCGGGAGACGTGTCTCCTCGGCTCCCCGGACGTCGTGCGGGTCGTGCGCACCCTGGCCATGCACGCCTCGGTCCGCGACGCGCTCGACGCCGCGGAGCTGAGCGAAACCTGCCGGGCGCGGATGGTGGCGGCGCTCGACCACCTGGCCGCCACCGGGGTCATCGTCGCCGACCCGTGA